A window from Zingiber officinale cultivar Zhangliang chromosome 7A, Zo_v1.1, whole genome shotgun sequence encodes these proteins:
- the LOC122001013 gene encoding probable alkaline/neutral invertase D produces the protein MIEEMDGTHEAGLWRVEPLCSMAEADDFDHLSRLLDRPRIKIERKLSFDERSFSELTSNLRLVDDMCSPAAGRTFSEIPTSSPRDWFEPHPMIAEAWDALRRSIVLFRGQPVGTIAALDHSSEEVLNYDQVFVRDFVPSALAFLINGEPEIVKNFLLKTLLLQSWEKKIDRFKIGEGVLPASFKVKHDPVRKSETLIADFGESAIGRVAPVDSGFWWIILLRAYTKSTGDVSLAETQECQRGMRLMLSLCLSEGFDTFPTLLCADGCSMIDRRMGVYGYPIEIQALFFMALRCALAMLKPDAEGKEFIERIVQRLHALGYHMRSYFWLDFQQLNDIYRYKTEEYSHTAVNKFNVIPESIPDWIFDFMPSRGGYFVGNVSPARMDFRWFALGNCIAILSSLATPEQSVAIMDLIEERWEELVGEMPLKISYPAIEGHEWRIVTGCDPKNTRWSYHNGGSWPVLLWLLTAACIKTGRPQIAMRAIELVENRLSKDGWAEYYDGKLGRFIGKQARKFQTWSIAGYLVAKMMLEDPSHLGMISLEEDKGKKPLIKRSASWAA, from the exons ATGATCGAGGAAATGGACGGGACGCACGAGGCAGGTCTCTGGAGAGTGGAGCCGCTCTGCTCCATGGCGGAGGCCGACGACTTCGACCACCTGTCGAGGTTGCTGGACCGGCCGAGGATTAAGATAGAGCGAAAGCTGTCATTCGATGAGCGGTCATTCAGCGAGCTCACGAGCAATCTCCGGTTGGTGGATGACATGTGTTCCCCTGCTGCCGGAAGGACATTCTCGGAAATACCAACCTCGTCGCCTCGTGACTGGTTTGAGCCACATCCGATGATCGCAGAGGCATGGGATGCTCTCCGAAGGTCCATCGTGCTCTTTCGTGGGCAGCCTGTTGGGACCATAGCTGCCCTTGATCATTCCTCGGAGGAAGTCCTTAACTATGACCAG GTCTTTGTGCGCGATTTTGTGCCAAGTGCTTTGGCTTTCCTTATAAATGGCGAGCCCGAGATAGTTAAAAACTTTCTGTTGAAGACGCTCCTCCTCCAGAGTTGGGAAAAGAAAATTGATCGATTCAAGATTGGGGAAGGGGTCTTACCAGCAAGCTTCAAGGTGAAACATGACCCTGTTAGGAAAAGTGAAACACTGATAGCAGATTTTGGTGAGAGTGCAATTGGTAGGGTTGCACCCGTTGATTCTGGTTTTTGGTGGATTATTCTTCTTCGAGCCTATACAAAATCTACTGGAGATGTGTCTTTAGCAGAAACACAAGAATGCCAGAGAGGGATGAGGCTTATGTTATCTTTATGTCTCTCGGAGGGATTTGACACATTCCCTACCTTATTATGTGCTGATGGGTGCTCAATGATAGATCGTAGGATG ggTGTGTACGGTTATCCCATAGAAATTCAAGCCCTCTTTTTCATGGCTCTTAGATGTGCATTAGCCATGCTTAAACCTGATGCAGAAGGCAAAGAATTTATAGAGAGAATCGTACAGCGTTTGCATGCCTTAGGGTATCACATGAGGAGTTACTTTTGGCTGGATTTCCAACAATTAAATGATATATACCGCTACAAGACTGAAGAATACTCTCATACTGCTGTGAATAAGTTCAATGTCATTCCTGAGTCAATCCCAGATTGGATATTCGATTTCATGCCTTCTCGCGGCGGTTACTTTGTTGGAAATGTCAGCCCTGCAAGAATGGACTTCCGATGGTTTGCCCTTGGAAATTGCATTGCCATATTATCATCCCTTGCTACACCAGAGCAATCAGTCGCCATTATGGATCTCATTGAAGAGAGATGGGAGGAACTGGTTGGTGAAATGCCCTTAAAGATATCTTATCCTGCTATAGAAGGCCATGAGTGGAGAATTGTGACAGGGTGTGATCCTAAAAACACAAGATGGAGTTATCATAATGGAGGATCTTGGCCGG TGCTTCTATGGCTACTCACTGCAGCCTGCATCAAGACCGGCAGGCCACAGATTGCAATGAGAGCCATTGAGCTCGTGGAGAACAGGCTTTCAAAGGACGGCTGGGCAGAATACTACGACGGAAAGCTTGGAAGATTCATCGGCAAGCAAGCAAGGAAGTTTCAGACATGGTCTATCGCCGGCTACTTGGTGGCGAAAATGATGCTCGAGGATCCTTCTCATCTTGGAATGATCTCCCTCGAAGAGGACAAAGGGAAGAAGCCTTTGATAAAGAGGTCAGCTTCGTGGGCTGCCTGA
- the LOC122001010 gene encoding syntaxin-61-like, whose product MTPARDPFYIVKEEIQASIDKLQSTFKQWEQAPLDIGERVHLTKELLSSCESIEWQVDELDKAIAVAVKDPARYSLDVIELERRRKWTTTSRHQVFNIRRTVQAESKGSLAPNLNGAHHELMRHPNDYNSKAGRSDSDTDDFISSESDRQLLLMKQQDEELDELSASVQRIGGIGLTIHDELVGQERILDDLSLEMETTSNRLDFVQKKVAVVMKKAGAKGQFMMIGFLIVLFIILFVLVFFT is encoded by the exons ATGACTCCCGCTCGAGACCCCTTTTACATTGTTAAGGAAGAAATTCAGGCATCG ATCGATAAGTTGCAATCTACTTTTAAGCAATGGGAACAAGCACCATTAGATATTGGCGAGCGTGTACATCTTACCAAAGAGCTCCTTTCCAGTTGTGAAAGCATTGAGTGGCAG gttgatgaATTGGACAAGGCAATTGCAGTTGCTGTGAAGGATCCAGCTCGTTACAGTCTTGATGTGATTGAACTTGAAAGACGTAGAAAGTGGACCACCACTTCTCGTCATCAG GTTTTTAACATCAGGAGAACAGTGCAAGCTGAAAGCAAGGGCTCACTTGCTCCTAATCTAAATGGTGCTCACCATGAATTAATGAGGCATCCAAATGATTACAATTCCAAGGCAGGGAGATCAGATTCTGACACCGATGACTTCATATCTTCAGAATCAGATAGGCAGCTacttttaatgaa GCAACAGGATGAGGAGCTTGATGAACTCAGTGCTAGTGTTCAGAGGATAGGTGGCATCGGCCTTACTATACATGATGAACTAGTTGGACAG GAAAGGATTTTGGATGATTTGAGTTTGGAGATGGAGACCACATCGAACAGGCTCGACTTTGTTCAG AAAAAAGTTGCTGTGGTGATGAAGAAGGCTGGTGCGAAGGGTCAATTCATGATGATAGGGTTTTTGATTGTGCTCTTCATCATTCTTTTTGTGTTGGTGTTTTTCACATAG